One segment of Ricinus communis isolate WT05 ecotype wild-type chromosome 8, ASM1957865v1, whole genome shotgun sequence DNA contains the following:
- the LOC8260703 gene encoding UDP-glycosyltransferase 92A1, whose protein sequence is MESKSKSNEHIVMLPFMAHGHLIPFLALARQIHQRSGFRVTIANTPLNIQYLRSTMNSPEPNNINFIELPFSVPAEYGLPPNTENSENLPLDLIGKFFAASTSLANPVHNLLSDIVAKEGKPPLCIISDVFFGWASDVAKSFGTVNVSFTTGGAYGSLAYISVWLSLPHRQYAGSDEFPAPGFPDGYRFHISQLHKFIRDADGTDIWSKFMQKQISLSLQSFGFLCNTVEEIEPLGLDLFRKYVKLPVWTTGPLLPPDVLNGSSLSSSGIISSQRAGKQFGISTEKCLQFLDLHMPCSVLYISFGSQNSINPAQLMELAIGLEESAKPFIWVIRPPVGFDRRGEFKAEWLPDGFEHRISSNKKGLLVRNWAPQLEILSHKSTGAFLSHCGWNSVIESLSQGVPIIGWPLAAEQAYNSKMLVEEMGVGVELTRGLQTSIEWKEAKKVIELAMDLKGKGNDMRKKATEIGKLIRESVKDKKEEKGSSVKALDDFVRILLSRREGGGH, encoded by the coding sequence ATGGAATCTAAATCTAAGTCTAATGAGCATATAGTGATGTTACCATTCATGGCTCATGGTCATCTCATACCTTTTCTTGCATTAGCAAGACAAATCCACCAAAGAAGTGGTTTCAGAGTCACCATTGCTAATACCCCTCTCAACATTCAATACCTCCGTTCAACCATGAACTCCCCTGAACCTAATAACATCAATTTTATAGAGCTTCCGTTCTCTGTCCCCGCCGAGTATGGCTTACCGCCCAACACTGAAAACTCTGAAAATTTACCTTTGGATCTTATTGGGAAGTTTTTCGCTGCATCAACAAGTCTCGCGAATCCAGTTCACAACCTACTCTCTGATATTGTAGCTAAAGAAGGTAAGCCTCCACTTTGTATAATATCAGATGTTTTTTTTGGGTGGGCTAGTGATGTTGCCAAGAGTTTCGGTACTGTTAATGTTTCTTTCACTACTGGTGGAGCATATGGGTCCTTGGCTTATATTTCTGTATGGCTGAGTCTTCCTCACCGCCAGTATGCCGGTTCCGATGAGTTTCCTGCGCCTGGTTTTCCTGATGGATACCGGTTTCACATATCTCAGTTGCATAAGTTTATAAGAGATGCGGATGGTACTGATATTTGGTCCAAGTTTATGCAGAAACAGATTTCACTTTCTTTACAGTCTTTTGGTTTTTTATGCAACACAGTTGAGGAAATTGAGCCTTTAGGATTGGATTTGTTTAGGAAATATGTTAAGCTTCCTGTGTGGACAACTGGTCCTCTTCTTCCACCTGATGTGCTAAATGGTTCATCTCTTTCGAGTTCAGGGATTATTAGCTCTCAACGTGCAGGTAAGCAATTTGGGATTTCAACAGAAAAATGCCTGCAATTTCTTGATTTGCATATGCCATGTTCTGTACTCTATATTTCATTTGGTTCACAAAATAGTATAAATCCTGCTCAGTTGATGGAATTGGCTATTGGGTTGGAAGAAAGCGCAAAGCCATTCATCTGGGTGATAAGGCCACCAGTTGGTTTTGATAGAAGAGGTGAATTCAAAGCAGAATGGTTACCAGATGGATTCGAACATCGAATCAGTAGTAATAAAAAAGGATTGCTGGTGAGAAATTGGGCACCCCAGTTGGAGATTTTGTCACACAAATCGACCGGAGCATTTTTGAGTCATTGTGGTTGGAACTCGGTGATAGAAAGCTTAAGCCAAGGTGTGCCTATTATAGGTTGGCCTTTAGCAGCAGAGCAAgcttataattctaaaatgcTGGTGGAGGAAATGGGTGTTGGTGTGGAATTGACAAGAGGATTGCAAACCAGTATAGAATGGAAAGAGGCGAAGAAGGTGATAGAGTTGGCGATGGACTTGAAAGGCAAAGGAAATGATATGAGGAAAAAGGCTACAGAGATTGGAAAGTTGATCAGGGAATCAGTGAAAgacaagaaagaagaaaaggggtCCTCTGTTAAAGCACTGGATGATTTTGTAAGGATCCTTTTGTCCAGAAGAGAAGGTGGTGGTCACTAA